In a genomic window of Jaculus jaculus isolate mJacJac1 chromosome 8, mJacJac1.mat.Y.cur, whole genome shotgun sequence:
- the LOC123462875 gene encoding ankyrin repeat domain-containing protein 7-like, translating to MKKFTGFLKSKTSDDPRVSSPGVPKYHTYYQPLHRIHKAVALGYADLVSVYLSCKESYKSKRDHKNRTPLHFACVYGHPEVVKLLVEKKSNVNAVDCNHVTPLIKAVQCRQETCVTILLQNGAETNIVDNAGNTALHYSVYNADIATASILLQYHADINLENEKQLPPLLLALQQKHEEMAIFLIENNANIFTCDRVHRTSLIYAIRSELGKAVQILLERGMAVKTKDAYNLTAIEYAAKNQNHM from the exons ATGAAGAAGTTCACTGGCTTCCTCAAGAGTAAAACTTCTGATGATCCGCGGGTGTCCAGTCCCGGTGTGCCCAAATACCACACCTACTACCAGCCTCTGCATAGGATCCACAAGGCTGTAGCCTTAGGATATGCAGACCTGGTGTCAGTTTATCTGTCTTGTAAGGAGTCTTACAAGAGCAAAAGAGATCACAAGAATAG GACTCCCCTTCATTTTGCTTGTGTATATGGGCATCCTGAAGTGGTAAAGCTCTTGGTGGAGAAGAAAAGCAATGTTAATGCAGTTGATTGCAACCATGTCACGCCTCTCATTAAG GCTGTTCAGTGCAGACAGGAGACATGTGTGACCATCCTTCTTCAAAATGGTGCAGAAACGAACATCGTAGACAACGCAGGCAACACGGCTCTGCACTATTCGGTCTATAATGCAGACATAGCGACTGCTTCAATACTGCTACAATATCATGCAGATATTAACTTGGAGAATGAG AAGCAACTGCCACCACTTTTACTGGCTCTTCAACAAAAACATGAGGAGATGgcaatatttttaattgagaacaaTGCCAACATCTTTACATGTGATAGGGTGCACAG GACCAGCCTCATCTATGCCATTAGATCTGAATTAGGAAAGGCTGTACAGATTCTCCTTGAGAGAGGTATGGCTGTCAAGACTAAAGATGCTTATAATCTCACGGCCATTGAGTATGCAGCTAAAAATCAAAATCATATGTAA